The Methanofollis sp. genome includes the window ATCTCGCCATAGCGTGCGGCAAGAAAACCGAGCAGGGCCCGGACTCGTTCGTCCTGATCCATGAAAAGAAAAATGGTGAAGGTATCCCTTACTCTTCGATCAGGGGCCTGAGGATATCCTCAAGGGTATCGGCACGGGTGACGCCCTCGATTTTCTGGAGGACAATGCCGTCCTTCTCGATGATAAGGGTCGGGACAACGCGGATCTGGTACTTCATCGCCTCTTCCATGTTCTGGTCGACATCGATCGTCCTGATCTCGACCAGATCGCCCATCTTAACCTTGAGATCTTCAAGGATCGGCGTCTGCATCTTGCACGGCCCGCACCATGTCGCAAAAAAGTCAGTCAATACCGGTTTGCTCATACTATCCCTCTTTCTGCATGATCATCTATCAGAGATAATAAAATGCTTTCGAGCGTCTCCGCGTCGGTGACCTTCTCAAACCTCCCGACCACTTTTCCCCCCGCTTCGATGACGATCGTCGGAACGGTCGTCAGCCTGTAGGCCGAGATCAGGTCGAGCCTCTCCGCGACATCGATCATCCTCACCTCCACGCGGTCGCCAAG containing:
- a CDS encoding thioredoxin domain-containing protein, with protein sequence MSKPVLTDFFATWCGPCKMQTPILEDLKVKMGDLVEIRTIDVDQNMEEAMKYQIRVVPTLIIEKDGIVLQKIEGVTRADTLEDILRPLIEE
- a CDS encoding thioredoxin domain-containing protein — encoded protein: MGRPVLIDFFSAWCEPCREQTAIVQGLAERLGDRVEVRMIDVAERLDLISAYRLTTVPTIVIEAGGKVVGRFEKVTDAETLESILLSLIDDHAERGIV